In the genome of Limnothrix sp. FACHB-406, one region contains:
- a CDS encoding carbon dioxide-concentrating mechanism protein CcmK, whose amino-acid sequence MAQAVGSIETKGFPAVLAAADAMVKAGRVTLVGYIRVGSARFTVNVRGEVAEVKQSVEAGIAAAENVFGGVVESWVIIPRPHENVVAVLPIEYNDKVEQYRVAVEGPRLLTSR is encoded by the coding sequence ATGGCCCAAGCGGTAGGCTCGATCGAAACCAAAGGCTTCCCCGCCGTCTTGGCCGCAGCCGATGCAATGGTTAAGGCCGGGCGCGTCACCCTCGTTGGCTACATCCGCGTGGGCAGCGCTCGCTTCACCGTTAATGTGCGCGGCGAAGTGGCTGAAGTTAAACAATCTGTTGAAGCGGGCATCGCGGCGGCCGAAAACGTCTTCGGCGGCGTGGTGGAATCGTGGGTGATCATCCCGCGTCCCCACGAGAATGTGGTGGCGGTGCTGCCCATTGAATACAACGACAAGGTGGAACAGTATCGCGTGGCGGTGGAAGGCCCGCGCCTGCTCACTTCGCGCTAG
- a CDS encoding family 10 glycosylhydrolase, producing MATFADITNHWAQAFIAALADRGLISGFPDGSFQPDRPLTRAQFAALLVRSVDRPSVRSPRSFRDVAANHWARAAIQQAWERGLLSGYPDGSFRPDATIVRADVLVALVNGLGLTGGETLDLSRFFDDAGAIAIYARQPVQRALHRRLVANFPNLRQLRPSQASSRAEVATMLYQALVADRNFPTIDSPYLVEPGEPPPQLVNLSHRRELRAAWIASVWNVNWPSKAGLSSAQQQAELVTLLDRAAAARLNAIFLQIRPEGDALYDSSIEPWSRWLTGTQGRAPNPYYDPLAFAIEQCRQRNLELHAWFNPYRARTSLNAPIGTGNHVEAVYPNAVYTYGTQRWMDPGLPEVQNRAVDVVLDVVRRYDIDGIHLDDYFYPYPVEGQEFPDRQTYWSWGGGKTLADWRRDNVNKLVKRLSEQIRSVKPWVKFGISPFGIYRPGEPAGIVGLDQYDRLFADPKWWLKAGWLDYVAPQLYWRIDQTAQSYRTLLNWWVQIANGAHVYPGNNLDKLGSSSAWSVAEFEQQITLTRELAAQRALGNAFYNIEPIAENRQGFADQLRQELYAQPALPPILRATGNPPSPPTGVRVNGGELTWAAGGEGLRGWALYRQQGNSWTLDRLLAAGARSLALGAGTYALCAVDRSARESQGVVVTLR from the coding sequence ATGGCGACGTTTGCAGACATCACCAACCACTGGGCCCAAGCCTTCATCGCGGCCCTGGCCGATCGAGGGTTGATTAGTGGATTTCCCGATGGATCCTTCCAACCGGATCGCCCCTTAACTCGGGCCCAATTCGCGGCCTTGCTGGTGCGATCGGTCGATCGGCCCTCCGTGCGATCGCCCCGCAGCTTTCGGGATGTGGCCGCTAACCATTGGGCCCGAGCTGCAATTCAGCAGGCTTGGGAACGGGGTTTGCTCAGTGGCTACCCGGACGGTTCCTTTCGCCCCGATGCCACGATCGTGCGGGCCGATGTGTTGGTGGCCTTGGTGAATGGGTTGGGCTTAACCGGCGGCGAAACCTTGGATCTGAGCCGTTTTTTTGATGATGCCGGAGCGATCGCAATCTATGCCCGACAGCCGGTGCAGCGAGCCTTGCACCGTCGCTTGGTGGCGAATTTTCCCAACTTGCGGCAACTGCGCCCCAGCCAAGCCAGCAGCCGGGCAGAAGTGGCCACCATGCTCTATCAAGCCCTGGTGGCCGATCGCAATTTCCCCACGATCGACTCGCCCTACTTGGTGGAACCCGGAGAGCCGCCGCCCCAGTTGGTGAATCTGTCCCATCGACGGGAATTGCGAGCCGCTTGGATTGCCAGTGTGTGGAATGTGAATTGGCCGTCCAAGGCGGGCCTGTCCAGCGCCCAACAGCAGGCGGAATTGGTGACCCTGCTCGATCGAGCGGCGGCGGCCCGTTTAAATGCCATCTTCCTGCAAATTCGCCCGGAAGGAGACGCGCTTTACGACTCCAGCATTGAGCCTTGGAGCCGGTGGTTAACAGGAACCCAGGGCCGCGCACCCAATCCTTACTATGACCCGCTGGCCTTCGCGATCGAGCAATGCCGCCAACGCAACCTGGAACTCCACGCTTGGTTCAATCCCTACCGGGCCCGCACCTCCCTCAACGCCCCGATCGGCACCGGGAACCACGTGGAAGCTGTTTACCCCAACGCCGTTTACACCTACGGCACGCAGCGCTGGATGGATCCGGGCCTGCCCGAGGTGCAAAACCGAGCCGTAGACGTGGTGTTGGATGTGGTGCGGCGCTACGACATCGACGGCATTCACCTAGATGACTATTTCTATCCCTATCCCGTGGAGGGGCAAGAGTTTCCTGATCGCCAAACCTACTGGTCTTGGGGGGGTGGCAAAACCTTGGCCGATTGGCGGCGCGACAACGTAAACAAGCTGGTGAAGCGGTTGTCGGAACAGATTCGATCGGTCAAACCCTGGGTCAAATTCGGCATCAGCCCCTTTGGCATCTATCGCCCCGGAGAACCGGCGGGCATTGTGGGACTGGATCAGTACGATCGCCTGTTTGCCGATCCCAAATGGTGGCTCAAGGCCGGCTGGTTAGATTACGTTGCGCCTCAACTCTATTGGCGGATTGATCAAACGGCCCAAAGTTACCGCACCCTGCTGAACTGGTGGGTGCAAATTGCCAACGGGGCCCATGTTTACCCCGGCAATAACTTGGACAAATTGGGCAGCAGCAGCGCTTGGTCAGTGGCCGAATTTGAGCAGCAAATTACCCTCACGCGGGAACTGGCGGCCCAGCGGGCCTTGGGAAATGCGTTCTATAACATTGAGCCGATCGCGGAAAACCGCCAGGGATTTGCTGACCAACTGCGCCAGGAACTCTATGCCCAACCAGCCTTGCCGCCGATTTTGAGGGCCACCGGCAACCCGCCGAGTCCGCCCACGGGGGTGAGGGTCAATGGTGGAGAACTCACTTGGGCTGCGGGTGGCGAAGGGTTGCGTGGTTGGGCCCTTTATCGACAACAGGGCAACAGTTGGACGCTCGATCGCCTGTTGGCGGCCGGAGCGCGATCGCTCGCCTTGGGGGCCGGAACCTATGCCCTCTGCGCCGTGGATCGATCGGCCCGTGAAAGCCAAGGGGTGGTGGTGACCCTGCGATGA
- a CDS encoding low molecular weight protein-tyrosine-phosphatase, with translation MPVKLLFVCLGNICRSPAAENLMNHLIAQRGLQGQIECDSAGTGAYHVGEPPDRRMSAAAANHPGIKLQGRARQFSSVDFADFDLILAMDRDNYWGILARDPDRKYRDKVKMMCDFCRHHDLKEVPDPYYGGPEGFQQVIDLLLDACEGLLETLIQEGKVTPPED, from the coding sequence ATGCCTGTCAAACTGCTATTTGTCTGTTTGGGCAATATTTGCCGATCGCCCGCTGCCGAAAATTTGATGAATCATCTCATTGCACAGCGCGGCTTGCAGGGGCAAATTGAGTGTGATTCGGCGGGCACAGGAGCCTATCACGTGGGCGAGCCACCCGATCGGCGCATGAGCGCGGCGGCGGCGAATCACCCAGGCATTAAACTGCAAGGGCGGGCGCGACAATTTTCTTCCGTTGATTTTGCGGATTTTGACCTCATTTTGGCGATGGATCGGGATAACTATTGGGGCATTTTGGCGCGCGATCCCGATCGCAAATATCGCGACAAGGTGAAAATGATGTGCGATTTTTGTCGCCACCATGACCTCAAGGAAGTGCCTGATCCTTACTATGGCGGCCCCGAAGGATTTCAGCAGGTTATTGATCTGTTGCTTGATGCCTGTGAAGGACTGTTGGAAACCCTAATTCAGGAAGGCAAGGTTACACCTCCTGAGGATTAG
- a CDS encoding YbaB/EbfC family nucleoid-associated protein — protein sequence MSQNKGFGFGLGKMKEIAQAIQKAQQVQEDAKKLQEELEKTEIEGQAGNGLVKVVMSGNQEPLRVEISAEALGEGAEVLSDLVFAAMKNAYTASTETMRQRMEALTANLQLPGM from the coding sequence ATGTCGCAAAACAAAGGATTTGGCTTCGGCTTGGGCAAAATGAAGGAAATTGCCCAAGCGATCCAAAAAGCCCAGCAAGTGCAAGAAGATGCTAAAAAGCTGCAAGAAGAGCTGGAAAAAACCGAAATTGAAGGTCAAGCGGGCAACGGCTTGGTGAAGGTGGTGATGAGCGGCAACCAAGAACCCCTCCGCGTAGAAATTTCCGCAGAAGCCTTGGGCGAAGGGGCTGAAGTTTTGTCGGATCTGGTTTTTGCGGCCATGAAAAACGCCTACACCGCTTCCACAGAAACCATGCGGCAACGAATGGAAGCCCTGACCGCTAATCTTCAGCTACCGGGCATGTAG